CGGATCTCGGAAAATCCATTTACTTTACGGTCGCATCGAACCCGGGACCTGGTTTGGGACTGCTCCTGGCCTTTACATTCTTTGGTACCCAGACAGCCCGTCGTACGGCACCAGGTGCGATCATCATCCACTTCTTCGGCGGGATCCATGAGCTGTACTTCCCGTATGTACTCATGCGACCACTGACACTGCTCGGTATGATTGCCGGTGCCATGTCCGGTATCGCCACATTCCAGCTCTTTGATGCAGGTCTTGTTGCCGGTCCAAGTCCAGGTTCCATCTTCGCTTATCTGGGACTGACGCCGCCAGGGAACTTCGTAGGCATCATCTCCGGTGTTGTCATCGCTGCCGCTGTTTCCTTCGTGGTCACATCTCTGATTTTGAAGTTCACAAGAGGACCGGAAGATGCGGAGAAAGATAATCTTGAAGCATCCATGGAGAAATCCAAAGCGATGAAGGCTGAAGGAAAACAGGCATTTACTTCTTCTGAACAAAGAGATGTAAATGCTGTCAGCAAAATTTCGTTTGCCTGCGACGCCGGTGCCGGAAGCAGTGCATTAGGGGCCACGACGTTCAGGAAAAACCTTAAAAAAGCCAATATCGAAGGCATTGAAGTCAAGCACTACCGCATTGAAGAAGTGCCGACTGATTCAGACATCATCGTCGTCCACAAAAACTTGCTCGACCGTGCGAGACTCACTTTCGAAGACAATGAAATCATTACGATCGAGAACTATATCGGTGATCCTAAACTGGATGATCTCATTGAAGAATTGAAGGAGAAGAAATAAGCAGCAGAATCGATACACGAGAACATGCCGGTAAAAGGGGGATCTGACACACTCCCCCTTTTACCGTTTGTTGTATCAACCGTACCTCAGAAAACTAACGATATGGAGTGGTAAAGATGCAAACTGCAGAACATCAAACGATTGAAAGGTTATCCATCAACACGATCCGTACCCTGTCCATTGATGCCGTTGAAAAAGCGAATTCCGGTCACCCGGGGCTTCCGATGGGCGCAGCGCCGATGGCGTATCAGCTCTGGACAAAGCATATGAATCATCACCCGAAAAATCCTGACTGGTTCAACAGAGACCGGTTCGTCTTATCTGCCGGTCACGGGTCGATGTTACTTTACAGCCTGCTGCATGTTTCCGGCTACGACTTAACCAAAGACGACCTGAAACAGTTCCGTCAATGGGGCAGTAAAACCCCCGGGCATCCTGAATACGGGCACACTGAAGGCGTGGAAGCGACTACCGGACCCCTCGGCCAGGGGATCGGCATGGCTGTCGGGATGGCCATGGCCGAACGCCATCTGGCGGCAACATTCAACAAACCGGATTTCGATCTCGTTGATCATTACACCTACGCCCTATGCGGGGATGGCGATCTGATGGAAGGTGTCGCTTCAGAAGCCGCTTCACTGGCAGCACACTTGAAACTCGGACGGCTGATTGTCCTCTACGATTCCAACGACATCTCTCTTGACGGCGATTTGAACCGCTCGTTCTCGGAGAACGTCGCTGATCGTTTTTCATCCTACGGCTGGCAGGTCCTCCGTGTGGAGGACGGGAATGACCTGAATGAGATCGATCAGGCCATCACAGCAGCCAAACAAAATCTTGAACAGCCGACGATGATCGAAGTGAAAACGACCATCGGTTTCGGTTCACCAAACCGCGCAGGCTCATCGGCCGCCCACGGAGCTCCGCTTGGTAAAGAGGAAATCAAACTGACAAAAGAAGCCTACGGCTGGCCCTATGAAGAAGATTTTTTCGTTCCGGACGAAGTCTATGCACACTTCCAATCCGACGTGATCGAAGCCGGAAAACAAAAAGAAGCGCAGTGGCAACAACTGCTGTCGTCCTACGAAGAGAAATACCCGGAAGCGGCCAAGCAGTTTCGTAACGCCATCACCGACACCCTCCCTGAACAATGGACGGAACAACTGCCGTCCTACGAAATGGGCACCGACCCTGCGTCACGTGCTTCTTCAGGGGAAGCCATCAACGCCATCGCCAAAGCCGTGCCGCACTTTTTCGGAGGTTCCGCAGATCTCGCCGGATCCAACAAGACGACGATTAAGGACGTCGGGGACTTCACCCCCACTGACTATGCCGGACGTAATATCTGGTTTGGTGTCCGGGAGTTTGCCATGGGGGCCGCACTGAACGGCATGACACTGCACGGCGGAATCAAGGCATTTGGAGGTACATTCTTCGTATTCTCGGATTACCTTCGTCCAGCCATTCGTCTCGCTGCCTTGATGAACTTGCCTGTGACCTATGTGTTTACCCACGACAGTGTCGCCGTCGGGGAAGACGGCCCGACCCATCAACCTGTGGAACAGCTGGCTTCCCTCCGGGCCATGCCGAATCTCAACGTCATTCGTCCGGCCGATGGCAATGAAACGTCCGCCGCCTGGGAAGTGGCGATGACAGCCACTGAAACGCCGACGGCTCTCGTGTTGTCGAGGCAGAATCTCCCGACGATTGAAGGGACGAAAGAAAACGCCCGTGACGGCGTCAAAAAAGGAGCATATGTCGTCTCCGCACCGGACGCAGAAGAACCGGCAGCCCTTTTGTTGGCAACTGGTTCAGAAGTGAAGCTCGCCATCGATGCAAAAGAGGAACTGGCGAAAGAAAACATCCCGGTCTCTGTTGTCAGCATGCCATCCTGGGATCTCTTCGAAGCCCAGTCAAAAGCGTATAAGGACTCCGTCCTCACGCCTAAGGTCAAAACCCGCCTGGCCATTGAGATGGCCGCATCCCTCGGTTGGGACCACTATACAGGTGAACACGGCGCCGTGCACTGTATCGACGGATTCGGTGCCTCCGGTGCCATGGACAAAGTGCTGAATGAATACGGCTTTACAACAGATCAGATCGTTACCAAAGTCAAAGGGTTACTTCAATCTGAATAACTGTCCTGGAGCGTATTTAACGCTCTCAGGCAGTTCTTCAAAAGCAATAGCCGAAAAACAACTGAATCTTAACGTTACGTTTTAGAAAGGCTCTACTACATTATCAGGAGGTTTTTATCATGAAATTTTTTGTTGATACAGCGAATCTGGAGGACATTAAGCGTGCGAATAAAATCGGTATCCTGGCTGGGGTCACGACCAACCCATCCCTGGTCGCCAAAGAAGGGGTAAAATTCGAAGATCGGGTCGAAGCGATCTGTCAGGCTGCGCCCAAGTTGGAATCGGTCTCTGCCGAAGTGACACCTGATGCGTTAACCGCTGAAGACATGATCGCCCAGGCGGAAGAGCTGATCAAGATTAACGATGGCGATGAAAAAATCACGATTAAAGTACCCATGAACCTGGCGGGCCTTGAAGCATGCCGCTACCTTACCGAAAAAGGGGTCAAAGTCAACGTCACCCTGATTTTCACTGTCAATCAGGCACTTCTCGCAGCCCGCGCAGGTGCGACGTACGTCTCCCCGTTCCTCGGGCGTCTCGATGACATCTCAGAAGACGGCGTACAGCTTCTCGAGAAGATTGCCGAACTGTTCCGGCTTCATCAGCTCGATTCACAAATCATCGCCGCCTCCGTCCGCCATCCGGATCATATCACCCGGGTTGCCATGGCAGGGGCAGACATTGCCACGGTGCCATTTAAGCTGATTGATCAACTGACGAAACACCCGCTTACCGATCAGGGCATTGATAAGTTCGCAGCCGACTGGCAAAACGCCATTAAATAGAGTCAGACGGTTTCTGACAAACACAAAACCCTCCCTGCACCGATTTTTTTCGGATGCAGGGAGGGTTTGTTTTCATTCTTTACCCGATATTCATCGGGATTCCGGACAGGTAGAACAGATACCGTCCGGCGAATTCACCGACCAGGATGAATCCGACGGCGAGTCCTGTCAGGTACACCGGGACCATCACGAGCTGCACGACAATCGCGGCTTTTTTCATAATTTGTGGAATATCAGTTTGATCTTATTGGTAACCTGCACTGATTTCTGCCAATTCAACAATCGTTGGAACCGTAATCAATGGTAACCCTAAATGAATGACGTTGAGTATCTTCTGTTTTATATCCAACTGGATTCAAAGAATTTTCAATGCATATCCACGCTTACGTTTCACTTATTACACCAACACACCATCTTAAATAGTTATTCTCCTGGCTCCCATATTTCTTCGGTCTCTGAGAAGTTGAATTGAAAGCGATTATAGTTCGCTCATCACACTATTCCGATTGCCACTTTCAGGTTTGGCATTACATCAATGATGTGTCTTTTGATTCCTAATTCTTCTGGCTCAAACCCTAATGCCAATCCGATTAACTGCGGGAGATGCAGAATTGGCATTGTGATTTCTTCTTTCACCATTTTCTGTGCATCAGGTTGGTACATATCCAATTGCATTTGACATAATGGGCATGGTGTTACAATACAATCTGCATTTGATGCTTTAGAGAGATTGCAGTTTTTAGCTGTTAGTGACAGTGCTTCTTTCTCTGCAGGGAAGACCGAATGAAACCCGCAGCAGGCAAGGCGCTGATCATAGTCAACCGCCTCAGCACCAAGGGCTTCCACAACCATTTCAAGTGAACGAGGATTCAGCGGATCTTCAAAACCCATAACATCTGCAGGTCTAATGATATGACATCCATAGAAATTTGCGACTTTCAGGCCGCTCAATGGTCTTCGAATCAGTTTTTTCAGTTCGTCTAATCCATAATCCTTTATGATCATCCAGAGAAAATGCGTAACTTCAGATGTTCCTTGATAGGCTTTACTGCTGTACTCAAGATGTTGATTGATGACTTTCTTTTTTTGATCATCTCTATCAAGCTTCGTTTTGGAGTTTTTCAGCATTAAGGTACATGTATTGCATACTGTCAATAAGGGAAGGCTCATCTCCTCTGCTAAAGCAATGTTACGCGCATTAATAGAGTCGCTTAGAGATTCATCAATATCCTGAATGTGACTGGCGCCGCAGCATGTCCATCCATCCAGCTCGATTAATTCCACGCCTATTGCTTCCGCGACTTTCTTCGTTGAGATCATGAGTTCTTCCGCTGCGGATTCCAGCGTACATCCTGGAAAGAAGGCATATTTCATATTATCGAGTCCTTTCGTTTTGCATAAATAAGTTTCTGACGCCATGAATCCCGTTCACTTCTCCAGGAAAATGGAAAGGATTTATTTTACCTTTTGCAATCATTCTGTATGCAAAAGGAATCTTCCTTCCAACTGTGCTTACGAAACCATCCGTTCGAATCGGAAGCAGCATTTCATTCAGTCTTCCTTTATTTCGTACATCATTATAAAAGGCAAATGCATGGCGTGCCCCTTGATTATGCTTCTTCCCTTCTTGAATCGACTGTTGTCGAAGATACGCGATTTCATCCGTCAGAGGGATTGCCTTCGGGCATTTCGTTACACACTCCATGCAGTGCAGGCATTTCCAGATATCCTGGTCCGCAATGCTTCTTGCTCGCTCCGTGGTATCAGAGTCTCTTGACTCCACAAGGAAACGGTAAGCTTTATTGAAGATAAATGGATCCGGAAAAGAGCCGTCATTCACGTCCAATTGATTACATTCTGAACTGCATGAACCACATAAGATGCAATCCGTCGGTTTGGCAATTTTGTTTGCATCTTCTTTACTTT
This Salisediminibacterium beveridgei DNA region includes the following protein-coding sequences:
- the fsa gene encoding fructose-6-phosphate aldolase, coding for MKFFVDTANLEDIKRANKIGILAGVTTNPSLVAKEGVKFEDRVEAICQAAPKLESVSAEVTPDALTAEDMIAQAEELIKINDGDEKITIKVPMNLAGLEACRYLTEKGVKVNVTLIFTVNQALLAARAGATYVSPFLGRLDDISEDGVQLLEKIAELFRLHQLDSQIIAASVRHPDHITRVAMAGADIATVPFKLIDQLTKHPLTDQGIDKFAADWQNAIK
- the tkt gene encoding transketolase; its protein translation is MQTAEHQTIERLSINTIRTLSIDAVEKANSGHPGLPMGAAPMAYQLWTKHMNHHPKNPDWFNRDRFVLSAGHGSMLLYSLLHVSGYDLTKDDLKQFRQWGSKTPGHPEYGHTEGVEATTGPLGQGIGMAVGMAMAERHLAATFNKPDFDLVDHYTYALCGDGDLMEGVASEAASLAAHLKLGRLIVLYDSNDISLDGDLNRSFSENVADRFSSYGWQVLRVEDGNDLNEIDQAITAAKQNLEQPTMIEVKTTIGFGSPNRAGSSAAHGAPLGKEEIKLTKEAYGWPYEEDFFVPDEVYAHFQSDVIEAGKQKEAQWQQLLSSYEEKYPEAAKQFRNAITDTLPEQWTEQLPSYEMGTDPASRASSGEAINAIAKAVPHFFGGSADLAGSNKTTIKDVGDFTPTDYAGRNIWFGVREFAMGAALNGMTLHGGIKAFGGTFFVFSDYLRPAIRLAALMNLPVTYVFTHDSVAVGEDGPTHQPVEQLASLRAMPNLNVIRPADGNETSAAWEVAMTATETPTALVLSRQNLPTIEGTKENARDGVKKGAYVVSAPDAEEPAALLLATGSEVKLAIDAKEELAKENIPVSVVSMPSWDLFEAQSKAYKDSVLTPKVKTRLAIEMAASLGWDHYTGEHGAVHCIDGFGASGAMDKVLNEYGFTTDQIVTKVKGLLQSE
- a CDS encoding PTS mannitol transporter subunit IICB, with protein sequence MTNQFGMEESNAPKSSFRAKIQAMGGFLTNMVIPNIGAFIAWGILTALFIETGWMPNEHLAEMVGPTITYLLPLLLAYTGGRLVGGQRGAVMGSIGAMGLIVGADIPMFLGAMIVGPLGGLIIKKFDKLIEDRIRAGFEMLVNNFSLGIIGFFLLILSYTIIGPIIEGANNGLTVAIEALVATGYLPLLSLLNEPAKVLFLNNVIDQGIYYPLGFQQSADLGKSIYFTVASNPGPGLGLLLAFTFFGTQTARRTAPGAIIIHFFGGIHELYFPYVLMRPLTLLGMIAGAMSGIATFQLFDAGLVAGPSPGSIFAYLGLTPPGNFVGIISGVVIAAAVSFVVTSLILKFTRGPEDAEKDNLEASMEKSKAMKAEGKQAFTSSEQRDVNAVSKISFACDAGAGSSALGATTFRKNLKKANIEGIEVKHYRIEEVPTDSDIIVVHKNLLDRARLTFEDNEIITIENYIGDPKLDDLIEELKEKK
- a CDS encoding succinate dehydrogenase/fumarate reductase iron-sulfur subunit; translated protein: MKKLTLQIKRNNGSEQWVQHYVLPYEEGKTLLWALTTIKDEIDPSLNFTSACRHAICGSCAVKVNGHAFLVCKTKIDDLINTFSSMKLSIEPLGNFEVIRDLVIDWEPKVEKLMHVDPWLKPKSYVTKQDGSVQSKEDANKIAKPTDCILCGSCSSECNQLDVNDGSFPDPFIFNKAYRFLVESRDSDTTERARSIADQDIWKCLHCMECVTKCPKAIPLTDEIAYLRQQSIQEGKKHNQGARHAFAFYNDVRNKGRLNEMLLPIRTDGFVSTVGRKIPFAYRMIAKGKINPFHFPGEVNGIHGVRNLFMQNERTR
- a CDS encoding CoB--CoM heterodisulfide reductase iron-sulfur subunit B family protein, with protein sequence MKYAFFPGCTLESAAEELMISTKKVAEAIGVELIELDGWTCCGASHIQDIDESLSDSINARNIALAEEMSLPLLTVCNTCTLMLKNSKTKLDRDDQKKKVINQHLEYSSKAYQGTSEVTHFLWMIIKDYGLDELKKLIRRPLSGLKVANFYGCHIIRPADVMGFEDPLNPRSLEMVVEALGAEAVDYDQRLACCGFHSVFPAEKEALSLTAKNCNLSKASNADCIVTPCPLCQMQLDMYQPDAQKMVKEEITMPILHLPQLIGLALGFEPEELGIKRHIIDVMPNLKVAIGIV